In Vanessa tameamea isolate UH-Manoa-2023 chromosome 19, ilVanTame1 primary haplotype, whole genome shotgun sequence, one genomic interval encodes:
- the LOC113399442 gene encoding protein SEC13 homolog — MISVLNTIDTGHEDMIHDAELDYYGLRLATCSSDNSVKIYDIKSGTQTLAADLKGHFGPVWQVAWAHPKFGNLLASCSYDRKVIIWKESGEWTKLYEYAGHESSVNSVAWAPAEYGLILACCSSDGSISTITYNQDGGNWDVKKIPGAHAIGVNSISWCPSLSADLNFDPLTNKEAPKRLVSGGCDNLIKIWKEQGDQWVEENRLEMHMDWVRDVAWAPSLGLQRSMIASCSQDKRVVIWSSDDNVSWTPIILNTFDDVVWSVSWSLTGNILAVSGGDNKVSLWRENADGQWLCISEVAKGLGQSPNEERSTL, encoded by the exons atgattAGTGTTTTAAATACTATAGATACTGGTCATGAAGACATGATCCATGACGCAGAATTAGATTATTATGGATTGAGGTTAGCGACTTGCTCATCGGATAACTCAGTaaaaatttacgacatcaagAGCGGTACACAAACTCTTGCCGCTGATTTAAAAGGGCACTTTGGTCCCGTATGGCAAGTTGCATGGGCTCATCCTAAGTTTGGCAATTTATTAGCCTCCTGTTCGTACGATAGAAAAGTAATTATATGGAAAGAATCTGGAGAGTGGACCAAACTCTATGAATATGCTGGACATGAAAGTTCTGTAAACTCTGTGGCGTGGGCGCCAGCAGAATATGGTTTGATTTTGGCTTGCTGCAGCTCAGATGGTTCTATTTCTACAATAACTTACAATCAAGATGGTGGTAACTGGGATGTTAAGAAGATACCTGGTGCACATGCAATCGGAGTTAATTCAATTAGTTGGTGTCCATCATTATCAGCAGATCTAAACTTTGATCCTCTAACAAACAAAGAAGCTCCTAAGAGATTAGTATCTGGTGGTTGTGataatttaatcaaa atTTGGAAAGAACAGGGCGATCAATGGGTGGAAGAGAACCGCCTAGAAATGCATATGGACTGGGTACGAGATGTGGCTTGGGCACCTTCACTTGGTCTGCAGCGTTCCATGATAGCTAGTTGTTCTCAAGATAAGAGAGTCGTCATTTGGTCGAGTGACGACAATGTATCCTGGACACCAATAATTCTCAACACATTTGATGATGTTGTGTGGAGTGTAAGCTGGTCTCTCACTGGTAACATCTTAGCCGTATCGGGTGGGGACAACAAAGTTAGTCTATGGAGAGAGAATGCAGATGGTCAGTGGCTATGCATTAGTGAAGTTGCAAAAGGGCTGGGACAATCGCCCAATGAAGAAAGAAGCACCCTttaa